The following are from one region of the Synechococcus sp. CBW1108 genome:
- the rsmH gene encoding 16S rRNA (cytosine(1402)-N(4))-methyltransferase RsmH, with protein MADPEGAAFAHLPVLAQPLLETFAELEGLLIDCTLGGGGHSALLLQANPGLHLVGLDQDPSARAAAAERLAPFADRVTIVATNFADYIPAEPAVAVLADLGVSSPQVDVAVRGFSFRLAGPLDMRMNPAAGETAGELIDRLDETELADLIYAYGEERLSRRIARKIKEHLAEQGSFSGTAALAYVIAGCYPPKARRGRIHPATRTFQALRIAVNDELGALDRLLTAAPDWLVPGGLFGVISFHSLEDRRVKTAFLSDGRLERVTRKAIQATPEEAEENPRSRSARLRVARRRLS; from the coding sequence ATGGCTGACCCCGAAGGCGCAGCCTTTGCCCACCTGCCGGTGCTGGCCCAGCCGCTGCTCGAGACCTTTGCCGAGCTCGAAGGACTGCTGATCGATTGCACCCTCGGCGGCGGCGGCCACAGCGCCCTGCTGCTCCAGGCCAATCCCGGCTTGCACCTGGTGGGGCTGGACCAGGATCCGAGCGCCCGTGCCGCCGCCGCCGAGCGCCTCGCCCCGTTTGCTGATCGCGTCACGATCGTGGCCACCAACTTTGCCGACTACATCCCGGCCGAGCCGGCAGTGGCGGTGCTGGCAGACCTGGGGGTGAGCAGCCCCCAGGTCGACGTGGCGGTGCGGGGCTTCAGCTTCCGGCTGGCCGGCCCGCTGGACATGCGCATGAACCCCGCGGCCGGCGAGACCGCCGGGGAGTTGATCGACCGGCTCGACGAGACGGAGCTGGCCGATCTGATCTATGCCTACGGCGAGGAGCGCCTGTCGCGCCGCATCGCCCGCAAGATTAAGGAGCACCTGGCCGAGCAGGGGAGCTTCAGCGGCACCGCCGCCCTGGCCTATGTGATCGCAGGCTGCTACCCACCCAAGGCGCGCCGGGGCCGCATCCATCCCGCCACCCGCACTTTCCAGGCCCTGCGTATCGCCGTGAACGATGAGCTGGGTGCCCTCGATCGGCTGCTGACGGCGGCGCCGGATTGGCTGGTACCCGGCGGCCTGTTCGGGGTGATCAGCTTCCACTCCCTGGAGGATCGGCGCGTGAAGACCGCTTTCCTCAGCGATGGGCGGCTGGAGCGGGTGACGCGCAAGGCGATTCAGGCCACGCCGGAAGAGGCGGAGGAGAATCCGCGCAGCCGCAGCGCCCGGTTGCGGGTAGCGCGGCGGCGGCTCAGTTGA